The following are encoded together in the Pygocentrus nattereri isolate fPygNat1 chromosome 15, fPygNat1.pri, whole genome shotgun sequence genome:
- the ell gene encoding RNA polymerase II elongation factor ELL isoform X1 translates to MAALKEEQCYGLSCGRVSNGSNVSVFHVKLTDSALRAFEDYRSSKGVSAQPLIRFTGNQGKISIPRSENPNELRTFTFYLSNVGRDNPHFDCVQQYITSEGSIQLDCLGGIQDKITVCATDDSYQKARQSMAQAEEETRSRSAIVIKAGGRYVGRRVQIRKPAVTQSDVAPSRRTSRPVIISSSMKKSTAPPRPLRERLLHLLALKPYRKPELLVRLTKDGLSVQDKDTLDSLLQQVANLNSKDNTFTLKDSLFKEVQKDWPGYTEVDQQILKRILVRKLCKAQSSAPAPGESPVSPHKEQASSSPSQKRSAADFIDPLANKKPRISHLTSKGVPPINGKLSSSNGKDSSSSQAAAESCSSVQLPLLDISRPFDPLSDVSNDSSHNGRDCEGQEAAVAERLSHPPTFTGNSGQPLVGPGSTSPVASSQEGSQGRTISPSLHGKSKKKSKKHKDKDKSKERDRERERTLKKERKGGEDSSSEPRKSCEVTASPDLSSSSVPHKSTGAFHHSSLNFVVSDLNGMCDSSSISASSSEMADYLLKYTEIGSQEQRQSYKNDFNAEYSEYRGLHARIEGITRQFTVLDAELKQLQQGTEKYKTIHNQILQEYRKIKKTNPNYSQERNRCEYLHNKLAHIKKLIAEYDQQQLQNWH, encoded by the exons AAAATCTCGATACCACGGTCGGAAAATCCAAATGAACTGCGAACGTTTACGTTCTACTTGTCCAATGTGGGGAGGGATAACCCCCATTTTGACTGTGTACAGCAGTATATTACAAG TGAAGGGAGCATACAGCTGGACTGCCTGGGAGGGATCCAGGACAAAATCACAGTATGTGCCACCGATGACTCCTACCAGAAGGCCAGGCAGAGCATGGCTCAGGCTGAGGAGGAGACGCGTAGTCGGTCCGCAATCGTCATCAAGGCTGGTGGCAGATATGTGG GCAGGCGGGTCCAGATCCGGAAACCGGCGGTGACCCAATCAGATGTGGCCCCATCGCGGCGCACCTCACGTCCTGTGATCATCTCCAGCAGTATGAAAAAGAGCACTGCACCACCAAGGCCGCTGAGGGAACGCCTGTTGCACCTGCTAGCCCTCAAGCCCTACCGTAAGCCTGAGCTGCTGGTCCGCCTCACCAAGGACGGCCTCTCGGTCCAGGACAAAGATACGCTGGACAGCCTCCTGCAACAG GTGGCTAACCTGAATAGCAAAGACAACACCTTCACGTTGAAAGACAGTTTGTTTAAGGAAGTGCAGAAGGATTGGCCTGGATACACCGAGGTAGACCAGCAGATTCTGAAGAGGATTCTTGTACG GAAACTGTGCAAGGCTCAGAGCAGTGCTCCAGCCCCTGGGGAGAGTCCAGTCAGCCCGCACAAAGAGCAGGCCAGCAGCTCTCCATCCCAG AAAAGGTCTGCTGCAGACTTCATCGACCCTCTGGCCAACAAGAAGCCCAGAATATCGCATCTAACCAGCAAGGGTGTGCCGCCCATAAACGGAAAGTTGAGTTCTTCCAACGGGAAGGACTCATCCAGCTCTCAGGCAGCGGCAGAGAGCTGTTCCAGCGTACAGCTTCCGCTGCTGGACATCTCTCGGCCCTTCGATCCTCTGTCAGATGTCAGCAATGACTCCAGCCACAACGGCCGGGATTGTGAAGGTCAGGAGGCAGCAGTGGCCGAGAGATTGAGCCACCCGCCCACATTCACAGGGAACTCTGGGCAGCCATTGGTAGGACCGGGCTCTACATCCCCAGTCGCCAGCAGCCAGGAGGGTTCTCAGGGCCGGACCATCTCGCCCTCCCTACATGGCAAGTCCAAGAAGAAGTCCAAAAAACACAAGGATAAAGACAAGTccaaggagagagacagggaaagagagagaacgctgaagaaggagaggaaaggaggggAGGACAGCAGCTCGGAGCCAAGGAAATCCTGTGAGGTCACCGCAAGTCCGGACCTGAGCAGTAGCAGCGTTCCACATAAAAGCACGGGTGCGTTTCACCACTCAAGCTTAAACTTTGTGGTGTCag ATCTGAATGGAATGTGCGACAGCTCCAGCATTTCTGCGTCTTCATCCGAGATGGCAGACTATTTATT AAAATACACTGAGATTGGCTCACAAGAGCAGCGTCAGAGCTACAAGAATGACTTCAATGCGGAGTATAGCGAGTATCGGGGCCTCCATGCGCGGATAGAGGGCATCACTAGACAATTCACCGTGCTGGATGCTGAACTCAAGCAACTCCAACAAGGCACAGAAAAGTATAAG aCAATCCACAATCAGATACTTCAAGAGTATCgcaaaataaaaaag ACTAACCCCAACTATAGCCAAGAGAGGAACCGCTGTGAATATCTCCACAACAAACTGGCACATATAAAGAAACTTATAGCAGAATATGATCAGCAGCAACTTCAAAACTGGCACTAA
- the ell gene encoding RNA polymerase II elongation factor ELL isoform X2 → MAALKEEQCYGLSCGRVSNGSNVSVFHVKLTDSALRAFEDYRSSKGVSAQPLIRFTGNQGKISIPRSENPNELRTFTFYLSNVGRDNPHFDCVQQYITSEGSIQLDCLGGIQDKITVCATDDSYQKARQSMAQAEEETRSRSAIVIKAGGRYVGRRVQIRKPAVTQSDVAPSRRTSRPVIISSSMKKSTAPPRPLRERLLHLLALKPYRKPELLVRLTKDGLSVQDKDTLDSLLQQVANLNSKDNTFTLKDSLFKEVQKDWPGYTEVDQQILKRILVRKLCKAQSSAPAPGESPVSPHKEQASSSPSQKRSAADFIDPLANKKPRISHLTSKGVPPINGKLSSSNGKDSSSSQAAAESCSSVQLPLLDISRPFDPLSDVSNDSSHNGRDCEGQEAAVAERLSHPPTFTGNSGQPLVGPGSTSPVASSQEGSQGRTISPSLHGKSKKKSKKHKDKDKSKERDRERERTLKKERKGGEDSSSEPRKSCEVTASPDLSSSSVPHKSTDLNGMCDSSSISASSSEMADYLLKYTEIGSQEQRQSYKNDFNAEYSEYRGLHARIEGITRQFTVLDAELKQLQQGTEKYKTIHNQILQEYRKIKKTNPNYSQERNRCEYLHNKLAHIKKLIAEYDQQQLQNWH, encoded by the exons AAAATCTCGATACCACGGTCGGAAAATCCAAATGAACTGCGAACGTTTACGTTCTACTTGTCCAATGTGGGGAGGGATAACCCCCATTTTGACTGTGTACAGCAGTATATTACAAG TGAAGGGAGCATACAGCTGGACTGCCTGGGAGGGATCCAGGACAAAATCACAGTATGTGCCACCGATGACTCCTACCAGAAGGCCAGGCAGAGCATGGCTCAGGCTGAGGAGGAGACGCGTAGTCGGTCCGCAATCGTCATCAAGGCTGGTGGCAGATATGTGG GCAGGCGGGTCCAGATCCGGAAACCGGCGGTGACCCAATCAGATGTGGCCCCATCGCGGCGCACCTCACGTCCTGTGATCATCTCCAGCAGTATGAAAAAGAGCACTGCACCACCAAGGCCGCTGAGGGAACGCCTGTTGCACCTGCTAGCCCTCAAGCCCTACCGTAAGCCTGAGCTGCTGGTCCGCCTCACCAAGGACGGCCTCTCGGTCCAGGACAAAGATACGCTGGACAGCCTCCTGCAACAG GTGGCTAACCTGAATAGCAAAGACAACACCTTCACGTTGAAAGACAGTTTGTTTAAGGAAGTGCAGAAGGATTGGCCTGGATACACCGAGGTAGACCAGCAGATTCTGAAGAGGATTCTTGTACG GAAACTGTGCAAGGCTCAGAGCAGTGCTCCAGCCCCTGGGGAGAGTCCAGTCAGCCCGCACAAAGAGCAGGCCAGCAGCTCTCCATCCCAG AAAAGGTCTGCTGCAGACTTCATCGACCCTCTGGCCAACAAGAAGCCCAGAATATCGCATCTAACCAGCAAGGGTGTGCCGCCCATAAACGGAAAGTTGAGTTCTTCCAACGGGAAGGACTCATCCAGCTCTCAGGCAGCGGCAGAGAGCTGTTCCAGCGTACAGCTTCCGCTGCTGGACATCTCTCGGCCCTTCGATCCTCTGTCAGATGTCAGCAATGACTCCAGCCACAACGGCCGGGATTGTGAAGGTCAGGAGGCAGCAGTGGCCGAGAGATTGAGCCACCCGCCCACATTCACAGGGAACTCTGGGCAGCCATTGGTAGGACCGGGCTCTACATCCCCAGTCGCCAGCAGCCAGGAGGGTTCTCAGGGCCGGACCATCTCGCCCTCCCTACATGGCAAGTCCAAGAAGAAGTCCAAAAAACACAAGGATAAAGACAAGTccaaggagagagacagggaaagagagagaacgctgaagaaggagaggaaaggaggggAGGACAGCAGCTCGGAGCCAAGGAAATCCTGTGAGGTCACCGCAAGTCCGGACCTGAGCAGTAGCAGCGTTCCACATAAAAGCACGG ATCTGAATGGAATGTGCGACAGCTCCAGCATTTCTGCGTCTTCATCCGAGATGGCAGACTATTTATT AAAATACACTGAGATTGGCTCACAAGAGCAGCGTCAGAGCTACAAGAATGACTTCAATGCGGAGTATAGCGAGTATCGGGGCCTCCATGCGCGGATAGAGGGCATCACTAGACAATTCACCGTGCTGGATGCTGAACTCAAGCAACTCCAACAAGGCACAGAAAAGTATAAG aCAATCCACAATCAGATACTTCAAGAGTATCgcaaaataaaaaag ACTAACCCCAACTATAGCCAAGAGAGGAACCGCTGTGAATATCTCCACAACAAACTGGCACATATAAAGAAACTTATAGCAGAATATGATCAGCAGCAACTTCAAAACTGGCACTAA